A window from Esox lucius isolate fEsoLuc1 chromosome 16, fEsoLuc1.pri, whole genome shotgun sequence encodes these proteins:
- the LOC105029931 gene encoding potassium voltage-gated channel subfamily S member 2, with protein MTGQSLDELTAAYEDHAIRINVGGFKRSLLSNTLSRFPETRLARLLQCQSKESILELCDDYDDTENEFYFDRNPALFPYVLNFYNTGRLHVMAELCIFSFSQEIEYWGINEFFIDSCCSNAYHCRKIDSDRREDWDDRREDWDDRREDWDDRREDWDDCRSDEGSTASSFDEILEFYNDATRFDKQPLGSVRRRIWLMLDNPGYSVASRVLSILSILVVLGSIATMCMNSMSEFSLVDREGVPHEDPRFETVEHFGIGWFTFELVARFAVAPDLFRFFRHPLNLIDLVSILPFYLTLVINLVAESGLALVNLGRVAQVLRLMRIFRILKLARHSTGLRSLGATLRNSYKEVGLLLLYLAVGVSFFSVMAYTVEKEDSEDFSTIPACWWWATVSMTTVGYGDVVPVSIAGKLTASACILAGILVVVLPITLIFNKFSLFYKRQKQLEIAMRSCDFDEEIKENLPSLNLRNYYAHKVKSLMASLSNINRSLPSEHSLNEMSIH; from the coding sequence ATGACAGGCCAGAGCCTGGACGAGCTGACGGCAGCCTATGAGGACCACGCCATCCGCATCAATGTGGGCGGGTTCAAGAGAAGCCTCCTCTCAAACACCCTGTCCCGCTTCCCGGAGACGAGGCTGGCTCGGTTGCTACAGTGCCAATCAAAGGAGTCGATTCTAGAGCTGTGTGACGACTACGACGACACGGAAAACGAGTTCTATTTCGACCGGAACCCGGCACTCTTTCCTTACGTGTTGAATTTCTACAACACCGGCAGGCTCCATGTGATGGCGGAGCTGTGCATCTTCTCCTTCAGCCAGGAGATTGAGTACTGGGGCATCAACGAGTTCTTCATAGACTCCTGCTGCAGCAATGCATACCACTGTCGGAAGATCGACTCTGACCGCAGGGAGGACTGGGATGACCGCAGGGAGGACTGGGATGACCGCAGGGAGGACTGGGATGACCGCAGGGAGGACTGGGATGACTGCAGGAGTGACGAAGGCAGCACCGCGTCGTCATTCGATGAGATCCTGGAGTTCTACAACGATGCCACCAGGTTCGACAAGCAGCCGCTGGGGAGTGTCCGTCGGCGGATCTGGCTCATGCTGGATAACCCGGGTTACTCCGTCGCCAGCCGCGTCCTCAGCATCCTGTCCATCTTGGTGGTGTTGGGGTCTATAGCCACCATGTGCATGAACAGCATGTCAGAGTTCAGCCtggtggacagggagggagtGCCCCACGAGGACCCCAGGTTTGAGACAGTGGAACACTTTGGCATCGGCTGGTTCACCTTCGAGCTGGTGGCCAGGTTTGCCGTAGCCCCAGACCTTTTCCGGTTCTTCAGGCACCCATTGAACTTGATCGATCTGGTGTCGATATTGCCGTTCTACCTGACGCTTGTCATCAACCTGGTGGCAGAGAGCGGCCTGGCACTGGTGAATCTGGGACGTGTGGCGCAAGTCCTGCGGCTCATGAGGATTTTCCGAATCCTGAAGCTGGCACGCCACTCCACCGGGCTGCGCTCCCTGGGCGCCACGCTGAGAAACAGCTACAAGGAGGTGGGGCTGCTGCTTCTCTACCTGGCGGTTGGGGTGTCCTTCTTTTCCGTCATGGCCTACACTGTGGAGAAGGAGGACAGCGAGGATTTCTCCACCATCCCGGCATGCTGGTGGTGGGCTACGGTGAGCATGACCACGGTTGGCTATGGAGACGTGGTCCCGGTGTCGATAGCAGGCAAACTGACCGCCTCTGCCTGTATCCTCGCCGGGATCCTTGTGGTAGTGCTTCCCATCACGCTAATTTTCAATAAGTTCTCCCTCTTCTACAAGCGACAGAAGCAGTTAGAGATCGCCATGCGCAGCTGCGACTTCGATGAGGAGATTAAAGAGAATCTGCCTTCTTTGAATCTCAGGAACTATTATGCACACAAGGTTAAATCCCTCATGGCGAGTCTGTCTAATATAAACCGTAGCTTGCCAAGTGAGCATAGTCTTAATGAGATGTCAATACATTAA